cattaaaaatctaaaaaccatgatatatttaaaactaaatatctaaaaaattattatataaatattccaacaaaataaattgtatCCTATGTAGCGTCGTAcaatcactctattctaattttcttcaatctctctctatatatatatatatatatatatatatatatataaatatattaaagcaaaataatgtctatcctacgtggcatcctataatcactctattctaattttcctcaattctcatccattctttttttttttttctaaattttaatcaaattctatatctaaaaatcattaaaaatctaaaaatcatgatatatttaaaaactaaatatctaaaaaaaccattatataaatattccaacaaaataaattctatcccACGTGGCGTCGtacaatcactccattctaattttcctcaattctcattcatttttatcttttattttttattttttattttttaattaatttccatgtccaaaaaccattaaatatctaaaaattattatatatccgaaaactattaaatatctaaaaatctttatattagtattccactgatcaataaaatttttatttatatccatacacggaaaatagaaaatacatatatttgtaattttgaggttgtaatgattattgtaacattatacatatccaactctccaatttcaatttaaaaacgtacttaatttactttaatatatatgactTCGATGTTATTAATTCAACTTATATTCCCTAAAAAATTATCTTCGACCTCATGGGCAGACCAATTCAGGTTCCAACGTATATAATACTTTAattgggttaaaataaaaaccaccCTTAAGATAAGAATGTAGAACTAATCTATGCCCTTAATCAATAATACTTTAATGGGCacgatttaaaatttattatattttaatttgcctCTAATACCTACTGTATATTAGGGGGGGGGGGAAAACTACAATCACTCCATTTTaatttcctcaattctcattcatttttattttttattttgtaatcaatttttatatccaaaaatcattaaatatctaaaaactattaaatatctaaaaaactTTATATTAGAATTCAACTGatcaataaaatttaatttatatccatacacaaaaaatagaaaatacataaaTCATTATattagcaaaataaatcctatcctaaatcggaaaatagaaaatacatcattatattaatattttacaaATCAAGAATAGGGCATTTTGATACAAAAATGTTTAAGAATAGAGCTATCTTAGCATCTaatgagatggttgatacgATAAATGATTACGTCATGTCTCTAATGTCTACCAAAGAAAAAGTTTACCTAAGTTCAGACAATATttgcaaagaagatggacaaATTGACATCGATGAACATGTATTCTCAGCTGAATATCTCGACACGATCAGGTGTTCAGAATTATCGAGTcatgagattaaattgaaagagaaattTATAATCACGCTTCTCAAAAATATGATCAatctaatgagctttgcaatgGGACCAGGCTGATATTAACTCAACTTGGGGAACGCGTAAGTGAAGGCAAactcatttcaggaaaaaaaTGTGTGCAAGAAGTTTTCTATAGTTAGAATGATTACAATTTTATAGCAACTCACTAAATTTCCACTTCGGCTCCAGAGAAGACAATTATCTATGAGTGTTTGTTTTGATATGTCGACAATAAAAAAAAGTCATTGAtaatctctttcaaatgtagGATTACACCTGTTGAAACGTATTTTTAGTTATGGACAACTCTACGCGACAATCTCAAAAGTCACTAGAAAAAAGGTCATACGCAAGACGCAACAACTAACATggtgtatgatgaaattttcgatagattatgaggtaattgcaaatttaataatttattcaaacttttaaaaagtttaagtcattagtgatattatataatttattattttcttattttttttattactggTTCCAACTATAATATAGTtacgtttcaaataattgtttcaatttctctttttatatttttttgaatcgaaactctgcttacatataaattttataagatatttaaattaggtcggtcaatttcaaataaatattataattttttactttaaaataatttcattaaattctttattttagtgaaaaaaaattatgaaacaaaaaatacattaataatttttataaatttatattttaatagatccCGTCGAATTTCAACGGGTCACTTACTAGTTGtttaaataatacaaaaaattaaaatggataaAATACGCTCTTTGTCATCTTCTAGGAAACCATTGTGTAGCATGCTTCcttatacttcattcgtcctattacaaatgtctcattctttttttggcaacatattctgtctctatacctaatatttaaatatttaaatatttttcaccaacccactttatctataaattatacatttcttaatctttgtgcccaaaagtaatgagatatttgtaatgggaaGGAGGGAGTAACTGTCTTTCAAGTCGTCGTTCACCTTTCTAATTAATTggtcaaatttaattattggtgaATATATATAAGAAGATGTACATGATTAACCAAATATCCCATAGGTGTAGAATACTAACATAATGATTTTTAGACatttaatggtttttagatatggaaattgattaaaaatttagaaaagaataagaatgaatgagaattgaggaaaatttgAATGGAGTGATTGTACGAAGCCATGTAGGATAGGCTACTCAACACACTATCAAttaaacatttcttaaaattcgtatcatCCAATTTCCTAAATTTGGAAATTATGCAATTTACGAAGCATGTTTAGATGTCCATGTTAATAGGTTTGTTGAATTATCCGAGTTTAAActtaatatagatatatatatatatataggggtgggctaccgtgagagcacatcttaaaataaaaaataagagcaatttttaatgtatgaattttatgtagaacacatatgaattcgctgtataaaggtatgaattgtgaaaaatatttttttgctacctttgggattcgaactgatcaggaccataaatccatccaacatgattacgaatcaaccgtagatcttgatgatctaagggctgaaaatgattcttattttatatcttgaGAAATGCTCTTTTTTtagctcttccctatatatatatatatgtatgtgtgtgtgtgtgcgcgcgcgcgtTGAAACTTGATGTTAATCAAGAGGAGCTGTGCTTCAAATATAGATTAAAATCAAGAGAAAGAGAACATCATGATAGGTTCAAATAATTAAGTTATACCATGTTAATGTTAATAGGTTgatgttaattatttattttaataggtTAGTGTCCATGTTAATAGGTTCGTTGAATTATCCTCATTTGTTTAgagttaatttaaaataaaaaggagTTGTGTTTAATATATATGTACGTTGAAACCTGGAGTTGTAATGTTAGTCAAGAGGAGTTGTGCATTAAAAATATATgattaaaatcaaaagaaagAGGACATCGTAATAGATTCGAATAAGTTATACCATGTTAATAGGTTGATAGATATTTAATGGGTTTTAGATAtcgaaattgattaaaaatttagaaaaaaataagaatgaatgagaattaaggaaaattaaaatatagtgATTATAtaacgccacgtaggatatgatttattttgctattatatatatatatatatatatatatatatatatatatatatatatatatacagatagATAGATAAGTGGTTATGGTTGAATTGATTGTGGAGTTATGTATAAATAATTAGTGGTTgtggttaaaaagagaaaatgagGTTATACCTTAAAACGAAAGTGATTTTTTTATGGAATGGaccaaaatgaaaaatatgataCTTTCTTATGAGACGAAGAGAGTACGATGTTTCAAAAgcttgttagaaagagaaaattaaAGAGACGAAgttaaaatagtactccctctatCCATAAAAATAGGTTATAATTTGTCATTcgcgtccgtccacgaaaacaTATCATAATCTTTTTTTATGATCCATGGATCCACCACTTTTTAATTTGTGGGGCCCTTTCTTTGATTAACTCACTCTATTTTTTTGTTATCGagttttttctccactcactgaataaataattaactttTCTTAAAGCTCGTGTTACTATTCCTTAATGCCTATTTTCGTtggcggagggagtatatcataaaaataacaaataatggttaaataatatttataaaataattgttgtaTACTCCATGAATAATATTATAAGCTCTAGGAGCTCGattataagattataaaaaaaatgggatagaagaacttattttttggagagcTTATAGTTataggagcttatttttacatcttataaactgtttatgaacttattttatcaaacactcttaagaagcttataagcttctacacaatttattagttttttttttttttttaagtttataagctccaaaCAACCTCTTAGTCTAGTGATTGTGAATGAATTTTCACCTTATTACTTTTATTCTATGAGTGTGTTTCTTTTGATAGAATAAGATGAAAAATAGTCCATCAGTCttacaaaaacatgaacatttgtaagtaacacgagttttaaaaaatattagataaaataTATTGTGAATGGAAAAAAGGTTCCACTTTATGAAAAGTAGGAATAAAAAGTAAAAGGATTATGATGGGGTAGTGtaccaaaatagaaatattcatattttttatgaGACGGCCCAAAATGACAAagtgttcatgtttttgtgatacggatggagtatatatttttaccatttcttttaatcttttcatATGTTTTTTAGAGCGAATTATTTGTTTTTAGCagcatgaaaaaaataaataaaaatcgagTAGCCCTTTCTCCTTATTTTTACTCCATTAactcataataatattatcacgaGGTATtagtttgataatttttttcatatattcCATTCTACATAAcatgagattaaaaaaaataatgatatgatagcgataatttttttttcttcatatttcCTTCTTCCTtagtttttatattatatttaaaataaaatagaatgcaCCCACCCTATAGGGTTTAGTTATGTCTTACCTTTTTTTTATGTTGAAGAATAGGACACCAAATGAGTAAATTCGCTATAGGGTTTATCTATGTCTTAATATATGGTAACCTTTTTTTAGTTGAAGAATGGGGCACTAAATGAGTAAATTCGCATTTGGGTTTCTCAGAGATTCGATTTCAAGTAAACTCTCAAACCCACAAATTAGGACCAATTTCCATGTCTAATATTAACCTTTTTTTTCAGAGCAAATGTCTAAAATTAACTTATTAACTCCTTTTGCACTAAGTTTAGAGGCTCATGTTAGACATTTATCACAAACTCTCTTTAGTGAAGCTAAATTTGGCTAATGAATATATACCCCTCTCTTAGTATACATTAAAGCTCTCATGTTAAATAAACTATTGCCAGTAATTCCTTAATTGCCATTGAAGCAAATCCTTTATTAACTTTGTTGTTCTCCTCTACGTCAAgcaatctttgattctcaaacACACCTTCTCCCTTTAAAACTTGCCAAACACCACAAGATCCAATGCATACACACCTCTTTCTACTTCTACATTATGACAGTTTTTCCGGTTATGCGAATTTGCAttaatttcttttcttgatCTCATTATTCTACTCTGTTTTGATAAGAGTCATTCAAGCTTCTTAGTCAGTTTCAAGAATCTTTATcaggcctctctctctctcaaaatggAGATAGAGGGAGAAAGTCCAAAACATGTAACACTTGACATCATGCATGAGGATGCTCTCCTAACctcaatcaaagaaaaaatgGAACACATTTCTCTTTCAAAATGTGTATGCAGAGTTCCAGAAGAGCTCTACAAAACCAATGAAGAGAAATACTTTCCAACCTCACTCTCAATAGGCCCCCTCCACCACAGCAACCACAGTCTCAAGCCCATGGAGGATCAAAAATGGCGTTACCTCAACGCGCTCATCACTCGAAAACCCAATGCAGAGGCCACACTGGACACCTGCATCAATTCCCTTAGGCAGGTGGAGCAAAAGGCAAGAAAATTCTATGGCCAACCAATCCCAATGGAGAGCGACCGCCTCGTTGAGCTGCTCCTGCTAGACGGCTGCTTCATAATCGAGCTCTTTCTAGAGTACGCCTTCAAGAATCTGAGGCGAAGAGACGACCTCTGCTTCAGCTCAAGCGACAGCCTCTCCCACTTGAGGTGTGACCTAATCTTGTATGAAAATCAGATCCCATTTTTCATTCTTGATCAGATTTTCCACTTAGTGCCTGTCCCAAAACACTGCCATCTCTCCCTCATTGATCTTGCATTGTTCTTTTTCAAGAAACTGATCCCAGACTGTGGAAACCATCATCAGAAGACGAGAGAAATCTTCACACCTCAAACACATCACTTGCTAGACCTAATTAGGCAGCATTATCTCCCAACACATTCAACACAAGTAGTCACACTGCCTAATGTAGGCCACACCTACATACCTCAGGTTTCACGCCTCGTCTCTCTAGGCATAAGCGTGGAGAGGGCTACAACAGAGAGCACAACTAACATACAGTTCTTCAATGGGAAACTGAATATCCCTTCTCTAGAAATCCATAGCTACACAGAAGTCTTGCTAAGAAACCTCATTGCAATGGAGCACTGCAGCCATGGATGCAGCAAGCATGTTACATCCTACGTTGTACTAATGGAAGGCCTGATCCGGTCTGAAAGGGACGTGAGGGTGCTGCAGGAGAGAGAGATTCTGATTGATGGTCATGGGAGAGAGAAGGAGATTGTGTTCCTACTGCAGAGGCTGCATGTGGATGTAAAGAGAGATGATTTTTACTATAGAGGTTTGTGTGAAGAAATTAGTAAGCATCAAACAAGGAGAAGAGATGTTTGTTGGGTGGGAATGGGTAATGTTTATCATAGAACTCAGTTTGGGATTGCTGGTTTTAGTTTGGCAGTTGTGTTGTTGGTTTTCCTTTTCACCGGAGCTTTTTTCTCCACGGTTTATTTTCTGTTGCACCATTTTCAGTAGGCCTCGCTTTCGTCGTTTTTAACACGATTGTGTAATAGGGGATCAAGAGCGAGTGTTGTGGTGTGGTTTGAATGTTCCAAGTATGGGCATATATATTGATGTCTTTTATTCTAATCAAGACTGTAATTTTTAATGGCATTATGATTATGATTCGATTTTTTAAATACACGAGAAAAGTTGCAAATAGCCCCCGATAATTGCCTAACATATTTACCTCCTCATTTTTTGATTCTGAACGATTAGCACTTCAACATCTCCTAAGGAATGCAAAATCTCCTCTATttttagagttaatatataaatatggccactttcatatagtaaaattaaaatttggcctatgaaataaaaacattaaaaattggCCAGTTTTtatgtaaaagtacaaaattaccccttactttaaaatataaaaaattagccACCCATAATCTTCTCACCCCTAAACTTCTCTCCATCAGAAAcgctcccctctctctctcgatcgaGAGTAGCTacgcggcggtggcggcgccGGAGCTGACAGCGGCTCGCGGTCCCAGGCTTCGGCGGGAGATGGCGTCGTCGGCGACGCTGACCTTGGCGGTGGCTGCTGCTGCAATTTCCCGTGCTTCAGATCCGAGAATTGGGAGCGGATTCCGCCGTCGGCCGGAGAGGGCGAGGCGATTGGCTGGGAGGAAGCGGCGGCGGAGATGGCGATGGTGTGGCATCTACGGCAAGGAGACGAGATAGAGAGATCTAGGGGAAGGCAGGTTGGGCGCTGATCGTCGTCGCGTCACCCCTCCGCCGCAGGATGGATGATGCCGGCAGTGAGATGCCGTGCAGATCTGCAGATCTCGTCGACAATGATCGACAGATCTGGACATTTTGGAGCTCGATTTTGCGTCAGACGATCGGCAAATGGTCTTGGCAGGCTCCGCGCCAAGTTCcgaatcctctctctctctttgttgcgccgcctcctccaacTTCGAATCGCCGTAGCGCCACCTTCTCCGACGATAGATCTGCTCgaactctctctccctctacgCTGCAACAGTCGCCGCCAGcttccttcgatttcagccaacACCGTTGTGGCTTCAGCCTCCGCCCGCGGCGAGGTCACCGACGGAGCTGTTGCTGCTCCGCACCAACCGCAAACAAAACTTGTAAATATTGAACTATTTAAAACCACATA
The genomic region above belongs to Salvia miltiorrhiza cultivar Shanhuang (shh) chromosome 5, IMPLAD_Smil_shh, whole genome shotgun sequence and contains:
- the LOC131024223 gene encoding UPF0481 protein At3g47200-like codes for the protein MEIEGESPKHVTLDIMHEDALLTSIKEKMEHISLSKCVCRVPEELYKTNEEKYFPTSLSIGPLHHSNHSLKPMEDQKWRYLNALITRKPNAEATLDTCINSLRQVEQKARKFYGQPIPMESDRLVELLLLDGCFIIELFLEYAFKNLRRRDDLCFSSSDSLSHLRCDLILYENQIPFFILDQIFHLVPVPKHCHLSLIDLALFFFKKLIPDCGNHHQKTREIFTPQTHHLLDLIRQHYLPTHSTQVVTLPNVGHTYIPQVSRLVSLGISVERATTESTTNIQFFNGKLNIPSLEIHSYTEVLLRNLIAMEHCSHGCSKHVTSYVVLMEGLIRSERDVRVLQEREILIDGHGREKEIVFLLQRLHVDVKRDDFYYRGLCEEISKHQTRRRDVCWVGMGNVYHRTQFGIAGFSLAVVLLVFLFTGAFFSTVYFLLHHFQ